ACTGGCCGGCTTCTCATTGAATTTTCCGCTTTCGACCtccactgctgctactgcttgCCGTTGTTTTCGCTGGAGCTGTGGCTTTTTCCTTGCCAGTGCTTGCATCACCCGGAACATCCGTGTCTACACCATTCGTCACCGTCGTTTGTTCGTCACCTTCGGGTACCGTACCCGCCATCGCTGCCGGTTCATCACCATTACTCGTTGCGGAATGTTTCGCTACACCATTTGCTGCCGACTCCGTCGTACTCGAAGGATCCGGTTTTGTCTTCTTGCTAGCGGCAGCAACCTTCGGGGACGCCTTCTCCGTTACGGTCTGCAACAATAAATACCGATTAAGTGGACAACGACCTTTTAAAGAACTACGATGTGCACGGAACGGATTATCCTTTGATCCTTTCTGTCTTAGTTTTAGTCGTTTAGGCGTCTTTTTTGACGACAAATTGACTGTCTGTCCGAGAAATGTGTCTATCAAAGGACAGTTAAATGTGAGGGAAAAACCattaaaactaaattaataCTAAGTGCAGTGTGGCACCACGCGATAGAAATTGAAACTAAAAAGATCCTCCACTCCATCGGCTTTACGGCCGGAGTGTGTCAACTTCGGGATATAGTTTACAATCAAGTAGACGACCCAAAGATTTGTTTGGGCTAAAAACCTATCTTTAAAACATGCAGAGAGTACTTTCCCCCCTAAACGCTCATTGTACTTAATCAAGTCAACTGAATAgttaaaaccaaaacaataaacgaaGAATTAAATGCGTTTGCGCTAACTCTAATATTTACGATCACTTACCGGTGGTTCCTGGACAAGGAATAAACTGTGTTGTCCACCGCTGGACGCCTTCAGGATCACTTTACCCGCCGCCACCTGCTTGCTCACGATACGCACCGGTTTGGACTCATCCGTTTCCAATCCCGTGCCGAGCTGCAAGCTGGAACCCATACCCCACGCATACAGTTCGCCCTTGTCTGTGACGGCGAAAGATGTGCTTTCTCCGCAGCACACACTGACCACCTTCTTGTCGCCGAGAACTTCTACGGGGTGTAGCGTTTTCGCATCCTCTGCAACGTTATCTCCTAGCCCTAGCCGTCCGTACTCCTTCCGCCCGATCGCGTACACTTTGTGGTCCGTTTTTAATACCAATGTGTGATGTTGTCCGCCGGCAATCTGTAAAACTTCGCTGAAACTCGTCGGTTCCGGTACGAATACCGGTTTGACGACGTGCTCGCTTGGGTTCGGTATACCGAGCTGACAGTAGTTGTTCAATCCGAAAGCGAATATCCGACCGGTTTGGTAGTCTTTGTAGAAGGTGCAGTACGTCGTCGCCCAGATAGCATCGGCCACGATCATTTTGCCGCGCCGTGTCACTATACCCGGCTGCAAAAGCTGTGTTTTTCCGCGGCGAGATTCACCGGATGCCGCGCGGATTGAAACGCGACCGAGCTGACCCTGCTCCGCACAGCCCACCGTGTAGATGTGGCCCAGATCGGACAGCAGCACCAGATGGTCACAGCCGGATGCAATATCGACCCACCGGTTACCCGGTAACACTTCGATCGGTAACCGTTTATTGCCTTCGAGCGTAAGTCCCATGTTTCCGTGCGAATCCTTGTGGAATAGAAATTACACATTAGTAGCGATACTGGCACTCGTTTCCCGTGCCAATCTACCGATAACCTATTGCGAAAGGAAATGGTAAACAATTAGCACGGGGGAAACCCAACAGGACATCCCTGCTGCTGCGAGTtcatcatgttttattttctctctctctctctctctctctctctctctgtctcccTCTCTCGAATATCATCCTCCACTCAATCGACGCGATCGTATTGGATATGGACTAAACCATGTTTGGCATTTGTGACGAGCTAGTGATAGATTAGTCTGAATTGAGTTCTACATGCAGAGAGATCAGATGGTAGGTTTACCACACTCACTCCCCGATAGCAGCTCGCATATTTGACTCAAATGGCCGGCAACCCGCTGTTTTCAATCAGTACGTAACAAGAAGGTAATGCTGTCTACCTCTAGGTGATAAGCAACATGTATCCACATTTAAAAGTGATTACCGTATGCTGCCTTTCGGCGATAGCGCAGCATATCCCCCGTCACAGCACCGCGTCATCGACAACTGATGCATTGCTGGTAGCGAACGCCCTTTTCAAAGAGCTGCCTTGCTGAGGCATATTCGCGTGCCTTATCTCAGACCTTcccgaagcaaacaaaccagaGTAACCGGGTACTCGTACGGGTGCTCCAAGTGCGAGATTACCACTAGCTTGGAAAATGCGCCCCACACAGCAGTGAGGGATATCCGGGTAGCCGATCGCGATCATGTCGTGAAGGACGAAAACGAAAGAACCAACAGCAGCACTATTTTGCACCTTTCGATTAGGTAAAAGAAAGAACAcacgaaaaagaaactaaaagGAATAAAGAAAGACCGTTAATGACGAGGGGAGGATTTAAAGGTCTAGGCTACAGCCTTAACGACAAGGATGTTTCTCgatctctctctttccttcgTGGTACACGCTACAGTGGCTGTGGGAACAATTAAGCGGGTAGAGCAAACAGAATGGTAAACTAATTTGGAACAGGAATAAGGAAACTTTAAATTTCCCCCTCGTCTTACAGGCGCATGGTTGGGCTGCCAGCTGGCGTCTCGCTGTTGCCCGTTTGGGTTTCTTGCAcccgaaaaaaacattacccgaaataataataataataatagtaacaaTAACAGATGGGAATTGTTCGCCGCAGGTAATGTTGCTACACGGAGCATGGGAACTCTCGCACGGTGAAGAGAAGAGTTTGGCGGGAAACCGTTGGACGCtgttttgcagcagcagcctTTGGTATCAACCCTGGGGAAATGGGTGTTATTACGTATCAGTCTAAACGATCACAACTTACCCGGAATGAACCCCAGGCATATGCGCGACCATCGTTTAGCAGACAGGCGGAATGTGAATCGCCGGCAGAAATTTTCACGCACAGTCCAGGAAGATCGATCAGCTTGGGTTCAAACTCCGAGCCCTCCTCGGATGTGTCCCGGCCGAGTGCACCTTCGTCATTGCAACCGAACGAATACACCGTGCCGTGCCGCGTGAGGCACAGATTATGCATACCGCCCGCCGATATTTGTACCACATCCGAAAGGCCCTCAACGATGGCGGGCCGTGTCTTCTCCATGACGTCTTCGCCCATGCCCAGCTGACCCATCTCTCCCTGGCCGCAGGCTAGCACATTGCCCGATAGCTTCGGTAGCGTTGCTAATGGGATCTCGACTGAAAATAGAGCACAACAGGGCGATATCGAAACGCGTTAATGACGTTGCACGTATAATTGTCTGTCGTGAGGCTAATTTTAGAGCATTGCCGATGATAAGAGAACACTTACGCTTTCTTGTGCGTTGGATTTTGGATGCCGGACCTTCGCCATCGGCCGGTGTTTCTTTTCTCGGTCGACCACGTCCCATCGTTACACGGCTACAAGCAAACAACCGAACACACAATTTAGTTTTTAGAAACACTCATTTCCACGTATTTGGTGCAGTTAACCTCCGGCGCCAGCGCCACGCCGTTCTTCACGCTTTGCAAACCATTTTGAGGTTAGGTTCACATTTTCTGCTGCAATATCACACCACCTACTCACCGGTTTCACTCTTCGTCCGTAGATACAAACGACCCTTTCACCCAAAGGACACCGTTGCCAGTGAGGAACGAAATGAATGTAACTATTTTCCCGGCTGTCTCGCTGCTTTTGTGCATCTCCAGGTAAGCAGAGGAAAATTGTTCGTCCGTTCTGCTACCTACGACGCAGGAAAAGGATGAAACATACCAAGTAACAGTTTTGTGGTGGTATGCGGTCACCCATGCACCGAAACGCTACGTTTGACAAGCGCACGCTGTGGTAAAACGCTTAAATCCTATTTGAAAATAACGTTTCTTTCCGTACCCACACGCCAAGTGATTTACATCTAACGTGCAGTCGACATCAGTTGCTAAATGTTGTATAAAATAGAGTTTCTCTTCTCTTTGAGTTTTTCCCAATGAAATGTCCTAATTATAGAGCCTTTTCATTCAAACTGCATTTGGAATAAATCGAATTTACAAATGCTCCCTTCAAAAggctttttggcaaaataggctttttgatgttgtttgacATTTGCTCGTGCGTttgaaacgtaaacaaactgcAAAGTGCGTTATCCTGCGGTGATTGTTTTATCCGCCACTATTTCGGCCCGAATTTGTTTCCGCCTGGAGCTAGCATGAACGGTGCATCGAAACAAATAGATATTTCATCGGACACTCATCACATTCGTCAGCGATATTGTCAAAACCGTCCGCTATACCGTCGATCCCGCCAGTTAACTGCC
This region of Anopheles marshallii chromosome 2, idAnoMarsDA_429_01, whole genome shotgun sequence genomic DNA includes:
- the LOC128708177 gene encoding regulator of chromosome condensation, encoding MGRGRPRKETPADGEGPASKIQRTRKLEIPLATLPKLSGNVLACGQGEMGQLGMGEDVMEKTRPAIVEGLSDVVQISAGGMHNLCLTRHGTVYSFGCNDEGALGRDTSEEGSEFEPKLIDLPGLCVKISAGDSHSACLLNDGRAYAWGSFRDSHGNMGLTLEGNKRLPIEVLPGNRWVDIASGCDHLVLLSDLGHIYTVGCAEQGQLGRVSIRAASGESRRGKTQLLQPGIVTRRGKMIVADAIWATTYCTFYKDYQTGRIFAFGLNNYCQLGIPNPSEHVVKPVFVPEPTSFSEVLQIAGGQHHTLVLKTDHKVYAIGRKEYGRLGLGDNVAEDAKTLHPVEVLGDKKVVSVCCGESTSFAVTDKGELYAWGMGSSLQLGTGLETDESKPVRIVSKQVAAGKVILKASSGGQHSLFLVQEPPTVTEKASPKVAAASKKTKPDPSSTTESAANGVAKHSATSNGDEPAAMAGTVPEGDEQTTVTNGVDTDVPGDASTGKEKATAPAKTTASSSSSGGRKRKIQ